Part of the Nitrospinaceae bacterium genome is shown below.
CCGGATATCGACGATGAAGGAAAACCCCCCCCGCGCTGATGTCCTCGGGCACCAGGGGAACGTCCGAGATTCCAGGTACCTCGATTATCACGGGAAGGGTGAAGCGCTCGAATCCTCTTTTGATGCTCTCCTCGGTCATCGAGGAATCTCCGGTTATTGAAAAGGTGCAAGGGGGGGGCTGTCTATTGCGGCTGCAGCTCCACATCAGGAATCTGGCTCATCCAGCCCCGTACTTTTTTGTGCAGTGTCTTCGCCGGGGAATATTCCTCGTCGAGCGAAATGGCGCGGCTCAAAAGAGGGAGCGCTTTTCCGAACTCTCTTTTTCGAACGTGAATCAGGGCCTTGTTATAGAAAAGCCTCGGATCGAGTTGATAAGTCGAGATGAGCTGATCGTAGGCCTCCAGGGCCGTTTCGTAGTACTCATATCGGCAAGTGAGCAAACCAAGCTGCATGAGCAACTTCATTTTCGCAGATGACTCTGGCGAGGAAATGGCCTGCTGAAACGCCTCTTTTGCGCCCTCGGCATCACCTAGAAAGTGGCAACTCTCCCCGAGTCCGATGAATGCCTCGATACTAAACTCGTTCAGGGTGAGAGCCGTTTTGAATTCGGATTTGGCCTGACTGTATAGTTTCTCCTCAAGAAGCTTTGTTCCCCGAGTGACTGACTCGTCTGTCCGCTCGCTGAATCTTCCCCCGATGTCGGGAAAAATATTCCGGCCCTGTTCAACCAAGGCCTCGGCGGACTTTTTGTCGCCCCTGGCAAGATAAACCTCCATCATCGTCATCATGAGTTCGAGGAGAAAATCGACGAAAGGCGCATCGGGACCTTTGTAGATACCTGCTTTTTTCATCACGAACACGGCGCCAATAGATTTGGATACGATGTCGAGGCACTGGGCGGAGATATTCTGGATTTCCGATTTCGATTGAATCCTCTTGTTGAGGAGCGACTCGATGGCTTCCTTGAGATGCTCCACCTTAGTGGGTCTTTCGACGGCTGCCGTCGCCCCACTGCGAAGGCTCTCGTTGGCTGCCGCCCTGTCCTTTGAGCCGTACGTCATGATGACCGGGACATCGGGATTCGTCTCGCCGACGCGAATGGCGGCGAGAACCTTCTGGCCCGACATGTCGGATAGTTGATAGTTCAGAAATATTAGCTCGAAAATATTGGCGTCGTCCTCGCGGAGCGTGCTCAGGCCATCGCTGGTGAACGAGACGTTGCTGAGCTGGAGTTCTTTAAAAAATTCTCGGTAAATAGCCAAGGAATTACTGTTGCTGTCCGCGACGAGTATGGCAATTTTGGGGTCTATCTTTTCGGCCAGGTCGTTATTGGTGGCGCCTGTCTGCTCTGCAGCGGTGGTCGCGCTCGCCTCTCCGATGAAGTTTAGGAATTCATTTTCCAAACGCGGAAATACGATCTTTCCCTCGCGGACAATTCTTGCCGATTTGTCGTGGTCCTCCCGGGCATCGTGCATGGCGGCGGAGGTGAGAAAAAACATTTTCAAGGTATCGACAAAAGCCACCTCTGCCTCTTCGGTTTTTCCATCCCCGCGAAGATTCTTCACTTCATCAACGGACGACTTGAATTTGTCAACGAAGATTTGGTGGCGCTCCTTTTCCTCGCTCTTGGTGACGATGCGCCTATCGAGAAGCTTTTCGAGTGTTTTAAGGAAAGATTTCTTGTTGACGGGCCATTGGAGTTCGGCCGTTGCACCTGCCTGTATCGCCTTCTCAGCGTTCTCTATGTCGGAGGCGGTGTGCATGAAAAGAATGGGAGTCTCTTTGTTCTTGCCGTCGCTCCTGAGCGCCGCGACAACCTTCGGGGCGCTCAGGCCCTCAAGTGAGCTGCCAAGAATAATCAATTCGAACTTTGTGGAGTCGTCTTCTTGGAGAACTTGGTAGCCGTCCTCCACAAACGTAGGATTGTTGATCTGGAATTCATCGAGAATGGGCTGAAACGCATTGCGGATTTTAAGATCGCTCTCGGCCAGCAATATGGGAGTGTTCGAGTCGAACCTAACCATGGCCATAATAAATTCCTCGACTGCCGAGATTCTTGAATATCAGTTATGTTATTAAACTACAATAACATGAAAGCTTAGTAATGATGCGCTCCAATATTCGGGCGGAGGCATATTTGTGAAAAACCTAGACTACTCTTTCGGTGGAGTAATTTCGAGTTGCCGAAGAGAAATTGTACTATTTAGCTAGTGTGAATGAGATGTATAATGTAAATAATGAAATATTTTAGGGGGAAAATTACCGATCTCGCGTTTTCTCGCTTCCTTAGCGCGCCTAACTTTGCTCGCAACGCCGGGGCAGGGTTGCCTTAGCGATCCTCAGCTTTGCATTCACATTTTTTCTTGGGGGTGGGGGCCTCGCAAGAGGTGCATGTGCCTCGGGCCCCTGCTTTGCAGAGCCCGGCACTATCCGTGGGCGGGATACGTTTGAGTTGCGCATGGCGCGGAAGTTTCGCCTTCGAGCAGTCGCAGTGCCAAATCTTGAGGCAACCGTTGCTGATGTTAATGTGGCGGCCCGAGACCCATTCTCCTCCATCGCCCTCTTGGGGAGCGTCAACAGGGGGTGGAGTGCTCATTGGGGTGGTTGGCTGGGCGTACGCGGGAGCGATAAACATTGCGGCGGATAAAATTGCGAGTATGGTTTTTTTTATAGTTTGACTCATATCCCCTGGAGCGCCTCCGGGATGGGGACATCGCCCGCAAGAAGATCAATAATCTTGCGGCGCGTATTGTCGAAATCAAGGCAGGCGGCCATCACCGCCGCCACGTCGTCCCGGGTAACCTCGCCTTGCTGGCCGCCCAGATTTCCCGCCGCGACGTGTCCTGCACCGGGTGCGTCCGTCAGGCGGCCAGGCCGCACAATCGTGTAGTTGAGATCGCTATCGAGAAGACGCTGATCAGCTTTTTTTTTGGCTGCGAGATACGCTCTTAAATGATCGGGCCAGGTGTCCGGATAGTCGATGCGGATTGAGCTGAGAAGGATAAAGCGCGTAGCATTCGCCGCCACGGCGGCTTCCATGAGTTTGACCGCGCCCATGTGATCGACCGTCTCTTTTTTCTCGGGGCCGCTTCCTCGTCCGCCACCCGCCGCAAAGAAAACAGCCTCGCAACCCTCGGCGCTTGAGGAGATATCGCCCTCTAAGTCTGTAATGTATGGCTGGGCACCTGTCGCCTCGATTCGCCCAGCTTGGGCCGAATCGCGAATCATGGCGCGCACATCGTGGCCCCCCTTCGCCAGTAGGCGGGTGAGGCGAAACCCCGTGTTTCCGTTAGCCCCGGCGACGAGGATTTTCAAAATTTGTCTCCCTTTCAATAATCAGGCTGTGCCTGCGATCAGGCTGTGCCTGCACTCAGGCTGCGCCTGTGACGCGGGCGATGAGCGCATTCGGGTCTGATGGTGGTGTCTCACTGCGCCAGGCAACGTGCTGGTCCGGGCGGATAAGGACGAGATTCTTCTCATATAGCGCGCGCCCTTTTGGATCGTCGATGTCGAGCACCTTCAAAGGCACCCCGCGTTTTTGCGCGGCGGCCTCAAATCCTGAAACGTCTGTCTCACTGTCGAAGCGGAGCAATGTGAAGCCCTCGCCGAAATCATCATAGAGCGCCTGCCCATTTGATAGCCAGAAGTGAGGCGCCCGCCCGCCAGGGCAGGCCGTGGGAGCATATCCGGCAGGGTCGTCCACAGGTGGCGTTTCGCCTGCATGGTCGATCAGCGGCGAGCCATCGTAGCGCGCTCCGAGCTGGATGCCCTCGGCGCCGAAAAGCTCGGGCAGGTTTTCGAGC
Proteins encoded:
- a CDS encoding SDR family oxidoreductase encodes the protein MKILVAGANGNTGFRLTRLLAKGGHDVRAMIRDSAQAGRIEATGAQPYITDLEGDISSSAEGCEAVFFAAGGGRGSGPEKKETVDHMGAVKLMEAAVAANATRFILLSSIRIDYPDTWPDHLRAYLAAKKKADQRLLDSDLNYTIVRPGRLTDAPGAGHVAAGNLGGQQGEVTRDDVAAVMAACLDFDNTRRKIIDLLAGDVPIPEALQGI
- a CDS encoding response regulator is translated as MAMVRFDSNTPILLAESDLKIRNAFQPILDEFQINNPTFVEDGYQVLQEDDSTKFELIILGSSLEGLSAPKVVAALRSDGKNKETPILFMHTASDIENAEKAIQAGATAELQWPVNKKSFLKTLEKLLDRRIVTKSEEKERHQIFVDKFKSSVDEVKNLRGDGKTEEAEVAFVDTLKMFFLTSAAMHDAREDHDKSARIVREGKIVFPRLENEFLNFIGEASATTAAEQTGATNNDLAEKIDPKIAILVADSNSNSLAIYREFFKELQLSNVSFTSDGLSTLREDDANIFELIFLNYQLSDMSGQKVLAAIRVGETNPDVPVIMTYGSKDRAAANESLRSGATAAVERPTKVEHLKEAIESLLNKRIQSKSEIQNISAQCLDIVSKSIGAVFVMKKAGIYKGPDAPFVDFLLELMMTMMEVYLARGDKKSAEALVEQGRNIFPDIGGRFSERTDESVTRGTKLLEEKLYSQAKSEFKTALTLNEFSIEAFIGLGESCHFLGDAEGAKEAFQQAISSPESSAKMKLLMQLGLLTCRYEYYETALEAYDQLISTYQLDPRLFYNKALIHVRKREFGKALPLLSRAISLDEEYSPAKTLHKKVRGWMSQIPDVELQPQ